Within Legionella birminghamensis, the genomic segment TTAGCCTACCTGCTGCGCTCATGCCTTAGCCTACCTGCTGCGACTTGTTCGCAGTATCCAGGCGATGCTGGCTGTCAATCTAAAGTGATTAGAACCATTTCTGGATACTGCGGCGATGACGCAATAAGTAGGCATGGTCAGAATCGGCGATCACGCAATCAGTAGGTCATAAGTTAGAAGCTGTTATTGAGAGGAGCAGGCCCTGATTCGTCCCAAGGCTGCTTGCACCGGATTTGATATTGGCATAGATTACAGGAATAGAGAATTTATAAGGGAAGGGATGCGTTATCTTTTCAGCTTGGCCATTTTATTATTGATGGTATTCAACCAGGTTATGTCCGCATCGCCCCTCACCTTCAAGCAGGCCTTGGCGATCGCCTGTCGAAATAATCCGGAACTTCAGGCTGAAATAGATAAATCCAATGCTTTAAAGGGCTATTTTATTCAGAGCGGTCTTTACCCCAATCCGCAACTTAGCCTGACCGCCGAGAATTTTGGCGGCTCAGGCAGTTATTCCAGCTATGAAGCTGCTGAAACAACCCTTGCCATAACACAACCTATCCCCCTCGGCGGAAGGCTTGCTTATCTTCAGCAGGCCAGCTATGCGGATTATCTTGCTTCACTCGCACAAATCAAGCTGCAGCAAACGGTACTTTACATTGCTGTGGGCCTTGCCTATGTGGATGCGCTGTATGCGGGTCAGTGGCATCAGGTGACCAAAAAATTAATTCGTCTGAATGAAAACATTGTTAATTCGATTGAACGCCGGGTAACAGCAGGGGCGGGAGCGGAGCTGGACTTGCGTTTAGCGCAAATAAGATTGGCCGAAGCAAGGATTCAGGAAAAGAAAGCGGGAAGGGAGGCCTTGATGCAGAGAGCCAAACTTGCCCGTTTAATGGGCAATCAATTAAGAGTCGAGCAGCCATTGATAGATAAAGGCTTGCCCGGCGTTACACTCAATTGGGCACACTTAATAAAACAGGTACCGCAAAGCCCGCAATTAGTACAAATGAAATTACAGCTGCAGGCAAAGCGGAAGGCAATTACCGCGACCCAAAAATCAGTATGGCCGGATTTAAACCTTCAACTGGGAGGGCGTCATTTTTCGGATGATGGAAGCAATGCGGCAGTAATGTCCGTTTCGGCAGAAGTGCCAGTCTATAATCGCAATCAGGGAAAAATTATAGCCGCAGAAGCACAATACACCCAGGCCGCCCATGAATATCAGGCAAGCTGCCTTAACGTTCGGCAAAATGCCTATAATGCATTTTTACAGGCGCAGCAAAATCAATATGAAGCGGAGTTGGTAACTGATTCTGTCTTGCCGCTGGCGCAAAAATCCATCAAACTGGCGCAGGAGGGTTATCAAATGGGGCGATACACCTACACTGAATTGTCGATTGCGCTCACCAGCCTATACGATGCAGAGCGGCACTATCAGCAGGCTCATGCGGAGTATCACAAGGCCTTAATTCAGCTTACTGGCCTTTTGGGATTAAATCCGGTTAAGGAAAGCCAATGAGATTTCTAAAAATCTGTATTGCATTAATTTTTATTTTGTTTAATTCCTTCTTAGCAGGCGCCCCAGCCCAGGAAAAAGGCCCTCAGGGGGGACGCCTGCTTAAAAAGGGGCAGCTGGAAATGGAGCTTTTACTATTCGAGAGGGCAATGGCCCCTCATTTCCGTGCTTATTTTTACGAAAACGGCAAATCCATCCCTGCAGATCAAATGGAATTAACGATTGAGTTAACCCGTTTTAATAACAGAAAAGAATCGATAAGCTTTATTCCGATCGGCAACTTTTTACAAAGCAGGCAGGTTATTAAGGAGCCTCACTCCTTCGATCTGGCCATTAAGCTGAGCTGGCAGGGAAAGCAATACAATTGGCATTATTCCGATTATGAAGGGAGGGCGAGAATTGAGCCTGAACTGCTTAAAGCAGCCGAAATTGAAGTGGCTGCTGCCGGAGAAGAAACCATAAGAACCCGCCTGAAAGTGTATGGGAAAATTGTTCCCAACCGCGATACTCTCGCCCCTATTTATGCGCGTTATCCCGGTATTATCAAGTCGCTTGGCAAAAATCTGGGGGAGGATGTTCAGAAAGGGGAAGTGCTGGCCACTATAGAAAGTAATGAAAGCCTACAGGAATATAGTATAACAGCTCCTATTACCGGCACGGTTGTGCAGAAATATGCTACAAATGGGGAGTTGGCGCAGAATACCAAACCGATCTATGAAATTGCCAACCTGGCGAATGTGTGGGCTGATTTTACCCTGTACCGAAAGGAGGCGCCCCTGGTAAAAGCGGGTATGCAGGTTATTGTCAGTGGTGATGAGGGGAAGCCGAGCTCAGTCAGTACCATCACTTATATATCACCGCTAGG encodes:
- a CDS encoding efflux RND transporter periplasmic adaptor subunit — translated: MRFLKICIALIFILFNSFLAGAPAQEKGPQGGRLLKKGQLEMELLLFERAMAPHFRAYFYENGKSIPADQMELTIELTRFNNRKESISFIPIGNFLQSRQVIKEPHSFDLAIKLSWQGKQYNWHYSDYEGRARIEPELLKAAEIEVAAAGEETIRTRLKVYGKIVPNRDTLAPIYARYPGIIKSLGKNLGEDVQKGEVLATIESNESLQEYSITAPITGTVVQKYATNGELAQNTKPIYEIANLANVWADFTLYRKEAPLVKAGMQVIVSGDEGKPSSVSTITYISPLGIEDSQTTLARAVLPNQNRVWLPGMYVNGDIIINEKKVPVAILLTAIQQMNGKDVVFVQQGNNFEATPVLLGSKDDRWAEVISGLDTGQRYVSKNSFFLKAELGKEGAEHDH
- a CDS encoding TolC family protein; the protein is MRYLFSLAILLLMVFNQVMSASPLTFKQALAIACRNNPELQAEIDKSNALKGYFIQSGLYPNPQLSLTAENFGGSGSYSSYEAAETTLAITQPIPLGGRLAYLQQASYADYLASLAQIKLQQTVLYIAVGLAYVDALYAGQWHQVTKKLIRLNENIVNSIERRVTAGAGAELDLRLAQIRLAEARIQEKKAGREALMQRAKLARLMGNQLRVEQPLIDKGLPGVTLNWAHLIKQVPQSPQLVQMKLQLQAKRKAITATQKSVWPDLNLQLGGRHFSDDGSNAAVMSVSAEVPVYNRNQGKIIAAEAQYTQAAHEYQASCLNVRQNAYNAFLQAQQNQYEAELVTDSVLPLAQKSIKLAQEGYQMGRYTYTELSIALTSLYDAERHYQQAHAEYHKALIQLTGLLGLNPVKESQ